In one window of Eleutherodactylus coqui strain aEleCoq1 chromosome 10, aEleCoq1.hap1, whole genome shotgun sequence DNA:
- the MRPL41 gene encoding large ribosomal subunit protein mL41 — protein sequence MGLLQNLVCGFVRGSNRMVEITGKMGPRGFNKGRGAKRVGYLTRFRKFVKVKEMVPEFVVPDLSGFKLRPYVSCRAPEGTEEQMTAKKLFMETAAAAVEKDIEDGSFDPNNLQKYGFEPTQEGKLFKLYPRNYVQ from the coding sequence ATGGGGCTGCTTCAGAATCTCGTTTGCGGCTTCGTTCGAGGTTCCAACCGGATGGTCGAAATCACCGGCAAGATGGGGCCCCGGGGCTTCAACAAAGGAAGAGGAGCCAAGAGAGTCGGCTACTTGACCCGCTTCAGGAAGTTTGTGAAGGTGAAGGAGATGGTGCCGGAGTTTGTGGTCCCGGATCTGAGTGGCTTCAAGCTGCGGCCGTACGTCTCCTGCAGGGCGCCGGAGGGCACCGAGGAACAGATGACCGCCAAGAAACTGTTCATGGAGACGGCGGCGGCGGCCGTAGAGAAGGACATCGAGGACGGCAGCTTTGATCCCAACAACCTGCAAAAGTACGGATTTGAACCGACGCAAGAAGGCAAATTGTTCAAGCTGTATCCCAGGAACTACGTGCAGTAG